In Tumebacillus amylolyticus, a single window of DNA contains:
- a CDS encoding ABC transporter permease, translated as MSLFWIFSRQNFYQQSAYRLNFWLEIAGILLQIYVVYKLWNVLFDQTPQSFAGITLPQMITYAVLGMLIGSILNTSEGVHTYIQQQVRMGQITTDLMKPVDFILHMMARDFGSMITRLVFFLVPPMVISYLLFDMVVPTSPLRILAFLLAVAQAWMILFFCNFMFGLISFKTLDLMGFSFTYFALVRFASGQIVPLWMYPDVLQPVLNFLPFKSVFYTPLAIYNGVLGNSALPSALLTQTVWMVGLFVVARLIWGRIHNSLIVQGG; from the coding sequence ATGTCCCTGTTTTGGATCTTCAGTAGACAGAACTTCTATCAACAGTCGGCGTATCGTCTGAACTTCTGGCTGGAGATCGCCGGAATCCTGTTGCAGATCTATGTCGTCTACAAACTCTGGAACGTGCTGTTCGACCAGACCCCGCAATCGTTTGCCGGGATCACCCTGCCGCAGATGATTACGTATGCCGTTCTCGGGATGCTCATCGGCTCGATCTTGAACACCAGCGAGGGCGTTCACACCTACATTCAGCAACAAGTGCGGATGGGGCAGATTACGACCGACTTGATGAAGCCGGTCGATTTCATCTTGCACATGATGGCGCGCGACTTCGGTTCGATGATTACCCGTCTGGTGTTTTTCCTCGTGCCGCCGATGGTGATTTCGTACCTGCTGTTTGACATGGTGGTGCCGACGTCCCCGCTTCGCATCTTGGCGTTCCTGTTGGCGGTGGCGCAGGCGTGGATGATTCTGTTCTTCTGCAACTTTATGTTCGGACTCATCTCGTTCAAAACGCTCGACCTCATGGGTTTCTCGTTCACCTACTTTGCACTCGTCCGTTTCGCATCGGGGCAGATCGTTCCGCTCTGGATGTATCCGGACGTGTTGCAGCCGGTCTTGAACTTCCTGCCGTTCAAATCGGTGTTCTACACCCCGCTTGCGATCTACAACGGCGTGCTTGGCAATTCGGCGTTGCCCTCGGCGCTTTTGACGCAAACGGTTTGGATGGTCGGGTTGTTTGTGGTCGCCCGTCTGATCTGGGGCCGTATTCACAACAGCTTGATCGTGCAAGGAGGTTGA
- a CDS encoding ABC transporter permease: MRDNMTIYLTMIRAAVLTRLEYRADFVMGIIGVFILNAGTLATSWVLLSRFQNLHGWTFWEIVFLYNLWLLGHGIRAVFFRHINMLEQFIVEGTFDQILTRPANPLVQFLGREVHYLGVGDVLLSIFMLVLAYQNLNMHWAWWMFGWLVVIALSSAIVEMAITLLLVSTSFLTTRSRALVNSASLFSWGVVQQYPVDMFGKLVRSVVTIALPFAFMNYYPSLLFLGKQDLVPWGFLTWYAPVVALILLYLAISMWNFGIKRYQSSGS, from the coding sequence ATGCGTGACAACATGACCATTTACCTGACGATGATCCGCGCCGCTGTGCTGACGCGACTCGAATACCGCGCCGACTTTGTTATGGGCATTATCGGCGTCTTCATCCTCAACGCCGGGACGCTCGCGACTTCGTGGGTGCTGCTCAGCCGGTTCCAGAACTTGCACGGCTGGACGTTCTGGGAAATCGTCTTTCTCTACAACTTGTGGTTGCTCGGGCACGGCATCCGTGCCGTTTTCTTCCGTCACATCAACATGTTGGAACAATTTATCGTGGAGGGCACGTTCGACCAGATCTTGACGCGCCCGGCGAACCCGTTGGTGCAGTTCTTGGGTCGCGAAGTTCACTACCTCGGCGTCGGGGACGTCCTGCTCTCGATCTTCATGCTGGTGCTCGCCTACCAGAACCTCAACATGCACTGGGCTTGGTGGATGTTTGGTTGGCTGGTCGTCATTGCCCTCTCCAGCGCCATCGTCGAGATGGCGATCACGCTGTTGCTCGTCTCGACTTCGTTCTTGACGACTCGCTCTCGGGCGCTGGTCAACTCCGCCTCGCTGTTCTCGTGGGGCGTCGTGCAACAGTATCCGGTCGACATGTTCGGCAAACTCGTGCGCAGCGTCGTCACCATCGCCCTGCCGTTTGCGTTCATGAACTATTACCCGTCACTGTTGTTCCTCGGCAAGCAAGACCTCGTACCGTGGGGCTTCCTCACGTGGTACGCGCCTGTCGTCGCCTTGATTCTGCTCTACCTCGCCATCTCGATGTGGAACTTCGGGATCAAGCGCTACCAGAGCTCCGGCTCGTAA
- a CDS encoding Rqc2 family fibronectin-binding protein, with protein sequence MAYDGLVLRAVTHELHTLLLGGRVDKIYQPLERDLLFQIRGFGNNYKLLLTAHPSYPRAQLTHDYKGVNPAEPPMFCMLLRKHCEGGRITRVEQLGNERILHIAVENRDELGDLTERVLVVEIMGRHSNVILLDPQENRILDSLVHVNYGTSRHREVLPGRTYVAPPEQEKKSPFELSFGEFQALRSAAAELAYDKFLLNSFTGLSPLLSREIAARVQEVGNADFEWQAFAGLIEDARHHRYQPTIVYQDERPVAFSCFDLTHLDGEKKTFASISEAIHQFYAEKSWRDTLRQKSQDLERMLTNELERNVGKLGKFEQQIREADSSEIHRIYGELITAYQHQIERGMTEVTVQNFYDENMADITIPLDPAYSANENAQSCFKKYNKVKKSIPILQEQIQETIAEINYLENLLQQLTTASWTDIEEIREELAAEGYLKIKRKPLPKGKKAPKEKNTPIKPERYLSSEGIELLVGKNNKQNEFLTMKHASNSDTWLHTKDIPGSHVVIRAREFSETTLLEAAQLAAYFSKGRESSQVPVDYTLVKHIWKPNGSKPGFVLYDNQKTLYVTPDQRITERLSANASHTKS encoded by the coding sequence ATGGCATACGACGGCCTTGTACTCCGTGCTGTGACGCACGAATTGCACACCCTGCTCCTCGGAGGGCGGGTTGATAAAATCTACCAACCGTTGGAACGCGACCTGCTGTTCCAGATTCGAGGCTTTGGCAACAACTACAAACTGCTGTTGACGGCACATCCGTCCTACCCGCGCGCGCAACTGACCCACGACTACAAGGGCGTGAACCCTGCCGAACCGCCGATGTTCTGCATGCTTCTGCGCAAACACTGCGAGGGCGGGCGAATTACCCGCGTGGAGCAGCTTGGCAACGAACGCATCTTGCATATCGCCGTCGAGAACCGCGATGAATTGGGCGACTTGACGGAGCGCGTGCTGGTGGTCGAGATCATGGGCCGGCACTCCAACGTGATCTTGCTCGACCCGCAAGAGAATCGCATCCTCGACTCGCTGGTTCACGTCAACTACGGCACGTCCCGCCACCGCGAAGTTCTGCCGGGCCGCACCTATGTGGCACCGCCGGAACAGGAGAAAAAGAGCCCGTTCGAGCTCTCCTTCGGCGAATTCCAAGCTCTGCGCAGCGCGGCGGCGGAGCTTGCCTACGACAAATTTCTGTTGAACTCCTTCACCGGCCTCTCTCCCCTGCTCTCTCGGGAGATCGCGGCCCGTGTGCAAGAAGTAGGTAATGCGGACTTCGAATGGCAAGCCTTCGCCGGTTTGATCGAGGACGCCCGCCATCACCGCTACCAGCCGACGATCGTCTACCAAGACGAGCGCCCCGTGGCGTTCTCCTGTTTTGACCTGACGCATCTCGACGGGGAGAAAAAAACATTCGCTTCCATCTCCGAAGCGATCCACCAATTCTACGCCGAGAAGTCTTGGCGAGACACGCTGCGACAAAAGTCCCAGGACCTCGAACGAATGCTCACCAACGAATTGGAACGCAACGTCGGGAAACTCGGGAAATTTGAACAGCAGATTCGAGAAGCGGACTCTTCGGAGATTCATCGCATCTACGGCGAGTTGATCACCGCCTACCAACACCAGATCGAGCGCGGCATGACAGAAGTAACCGTCCAGAACTTCTATGACGAGAATATGGCGGACATCACGATCCCGCTCGACCCGGCGTACAGCGCCAACGAAAACGCCCAAAGTTGCTTCAAGAAATACAACAAAGTCAAAAAGTCGATCCCGATCCTCCAAGAGCAAATTCAAGAAACCATTGCGGAGATCAACTACTTGGAGAACTTGCTTCAACAACTGACGACCGCTTCGTGGACCGATATCGAAGAAATTCGCGAAGAACTCGCGGCGGAAGGCTACCTCAAGATCAAGCGCAAGCCTCTGCCCAAAGGCAAAAAAGCCCCCAAGGAGAAAAACACTCCGATCAAACCGGAGCGCTACCTCTCCTCGGAAGGCATCGAGCTCCTCGTCGGCAAGAACAACAAGCAAAATGAATTCCTGACGATGAAGCACGCCTCCAACAGCGACACATGGCTGCACACCAAGGACATTCCGGGCTCTCACGTCGTCATTCGCGCGCGCGAGTTCTCCGAAACCACACTGCTTGAAGCGGCCCAACTCGCCGCCTACTTCTCCAAGGGACGCGAATCCAGCCAAGTTCCGGTTGACTACACGCTGGTCAAACACATCTGGAAGCCCAACGGCTCCAAGCCGGGCTTCGTGCTCTACGACAACCAGAAGACCCTCTACGTCACGCCCGACCAGCGGATTACCGAACGCTTGAGCGCGAACGCTTCCCACACCAAATCTTAA
- a CDS encoding DUF192 domain-containing protein, translating into MMEVWNQSLGVRLAWEVETAESFWSRLRGWMGRRNVPVGAALVFRSCNGIHTFFMKEEIDVAFLDDEHRIVHMLHRVRPNTIAPFVRGAMHVIEFPAGTLSASGTQLRDRLVVETEPHLYAFMIGRGA; encoded by the coding sequence ATGATGGAAGTGTGGAACCAAAGCTTGGGTGTTCGGTTGGCATGGGAAGTGGAGACGGCGGAGTCGTTCTGGTCGCGGTTGCGCGGATGGATGGGGCGTCGAAATGTCCCGGTGGGAGCGGCGTTGGTGTTTCGATCTTGCAACGGGATTCATACGTTTTTTATGAAAGAAGAGATCGACGTGGCGTTCCTCGATGACGAGCATCGCATCGTGCACATGTTGCATCGGGTTCGTCCGAATACGATCGCTCCTTTTGTTCGCGGGGCGATGCATGTCATCGAGTTCCCGGCGGGGACGTTGTCGGCCAGCGGCACGCAGTTGCGAGATCGGTTGGTGGTGGAGACAGAGCCGCATTTGTACGCGTTTATGATCGGAAGGGGCGCCTGA
- a CDS encoding glycosyltransferase family 4 protein: MHICYLSPGSVPLPPAPCTSVEIYSKEIATSLSRRHYVTLYAKSNQNLTRQTGKLTIRRLITQGGVPYARQTVRDLKARGAQPDILHVENRIAFVPILRTAFPKTPIVLNLHSNVLISSTPLTTVQKSLRNLDALVVNSQYLKRFLVKRYPSFPSQKIHVIHPGLDVRRFPSRFSATGQALRKATRKRIGVPGDRRVLLFVGRFIERKGITLLLDAFRQVRKKHRNTELWIIGGRPHGSSAFHQAIRAKSKALPVRFFGFIPQNRLPAYYCAADLFVCPSQAPEAFGLVNTEAAACGLPVVASNAWGIREAVADGISGSLVTNYKSPVAFATAINRLLDNPARLEALGKSARHWVARHFSWDRTARKFEALYRRL; this comes from the coding sequence ATGCACATCTGCTATCTGTCTCCCGGTTCTGTCCCTCTGCCCCCCGCCCCCTGTACCTCGGTTGAAATCTACTCCAAGGAGATCGCGACGTCCCTCTCCCGTCGCCACTACGTCACCCTCTACGCCAAATCCAACCAGAACCTCACCCGACAGACCGGCAAACTGACCATCCGCCGCTTGATCACCCAAGGCGGGGTGCCTTATGCTCGCCAAACTGTGCGCGACCTGAAGGCCCGCGGAGCTCAACCTGACATCCTGCATGTGGAAAACCGCATCGCATTCGTCCCCATCCTCCGTACCGCATTTCCCAAGACCCCGATCGTCCTCAACCTCCATTCCAACGTCTTGATCTCTTCCACTCCGCTAACGACCGTACAGAAAAGCCTGCGCAATCTCGACGCATTGGTGGTGAACAGCCAGTATTTGAAACGCTTTCTCGTCAAACGCTATCCCTCGTTTCCCTCGCAAAAAATTCACGTCATCCACCCCGGTCTCGATGTCCGCCGTTTTCCCTCCCGTTTCTCCGCAACAGGCCAAGCCCTGCGCAAAGCCACCCGCAAACGCATAGGCGTTCCCGGCGACCGTCGGGTCCTGCTGTTCGTCGGACGCTTCATCGAGCGCAAGGGCATCACCCTCCTGCTCGACGCCTTCCGCCAAGTTCGGAAAAAACACCGCAACACCGAACTCTGGATCATCGGCGGACGCCCGCACGGATCGTCCGCATTTCACCAAGCGATCCGAGCAAAGTCCAAGGCGTTGCCGGTACGATTCTTCGGGTTCATCCCCCAGAACCGACTTCCTGCTTACTACTGCGCCGCTGATCTCTTCGTCTGTCCGTCACAGGCCCCGGAAGCGTTCGGCCTCGTCAACACCGAAGCGGCCGCCTGCGGATTGCCGGTCGTCGCCAGCAACGCGTGGGGCATTCGCGAGGCCGTCGCCGACGGCATCAGCGGCTCTCTCGTCACCAACTACAAATCTCCGGTTGCCTTCGCCACGGCGATCAACCGCCTGCTCGACAACCCCGCCCGCCTCGAAGCACTTGGCAAAAGCGCCCGCCACTGGGTCGCGCGCCACTTCTCTTGGGACAGGACGGCCCGCAAATTCGAAGCGTTGTACCGCAGACTCTGA
- a CDS encoding aldo/keto reductase, protein MFLQYNALGQTGLQVSQAGFGCYRVDVSVSEHREAMRKALLGGVNVLDTSSNYSDGGSEELVGKVLAEMTSAGEIDREQVVVVSKAGYLQGHNYRLSQQRKREGMPFLDLVLYGEGLEHCIHPEFLEDQLTASLERLQMQALDVYLLHNPEYYLGFAKQNGMQLDEAREEYYRRIELAFRHLEGEVERGRIRWYGISSNTFPAPAEEYLFTSLERVWEIAESISDTHHFRVIQLPMNLLERGGVIQANQSNGQSVLKFARDKGLGVLINRPLNAFVANSLVRLADLPMPDVDAAASVTELIEKVVAAEALFRQDILPLVEADDEVRASLADKLTAGALLQEHGRKFASLDHWQEVVQQFFVPTVQSGVQKLLETPNLPPEVGAWLEGYVNAVNETFLAVTEMYKQRAAEVSQELKRRVAQADAQWGEAGTLSGMALRALRSTDGVSSVLVGMRREAYVEDVLAELQVQIDVKDRFASWEGLGQKF, encoded by the coding sequence ATGTTTCTACAATATAATGCGCTCGGTCAGACCGGCTTGCAGGTCAGTCAGGCCGGGTTTGGTTGCTATCGGGTGGATGTGTCGGTTTCGGAGCATCGGGAGGCCATGCGCAAGGCGTTGCTTGGCGGTGTGAACGTACTGGATACCAGTTCCAACTACTCGGACGGCGGATCGGAAGAGTTGGTGGGCAAGGTATTGGCCGAGATGACATCGGCGGGAGAGATCGACCGTGAGCAGGTGGTGGTCGTGTCCAAGGCGGGCTATCTGCAAGGGCATAATTACCGCTTGAGTCAGCAGAGAAAGCGGGAAGGCATGCCGTTTCTCGATTTGGTGCTGTATGGGGAAGGCTTGGAGCATTGCATCCATCCGGAGTTCTTGGAAGATCAGTTGACGGCGAGTTTGGAGCGGCTGCAGATGCAGGCGTTGGATGTGTATTTGTTACATAACCCGGAGTATTACTTAGGCTTTGCGAAACAGAACGGGATGCAGTTGGACGAGGCTCGCGAGGAGTATTACCGCCGGATCGAACTTGCGTTTCGGCATTTGGAAGGAGAAGTGGAGCGCGGGAGAATTCGTTGGTACGGGATTTCTTCGAATACGTTCCCGGCCCCGGCGGAGGAGTATCTCTTTACCTCGTTGGAGCGAGTTTGGGAGATTGCCGAGTCGATCTCTGACACTCATCACTTCCGCGTGATTCAATTGCCGATGAATTTGTTGGAGCGCGGCGGTGTCATACAGGCGAACCAATCGAATGGGCAGAGCGTTCTGAAGTTTGCGCGGGACAAAGGCTTAGGGGTGCTGATCAACCGCCCGTTGAATGCATTTGTCGCGAACTCGCTCGTGCGTTTGGCAGATCTGCCAATGCCGGATGTCGATGCAGCGGCTTCGGTGACAGAGTTGATTGAAAAAGTCGTGGCGGCAGAGGCGCTTTTTCGTCAGGATATCTTGCCGTTGGTCGAGGCGGATGACGAGGTGCGGGCAAGCCTTGCCGACAAGTTGACGGCAGGGGCGCTTTTGCAAGAACACGGGCGCAAGTTTGCTTCCTTGGATCATTGGCAAGAGGTGGTGCAACAGTTTTTCGTGCCGACGGTTCAAAGTGGTGTGCAGAAGTTGCTTGAGACTCCGAATTTGCCCCCCGAGGTCGGCGCGTGGTTGGAGGGCTATGTGAACGCCGTGAACGAGACGTTTTTGGCGGTGACGGAGATGTACAAGCAGCGGGCGGCCGAAGTTTCGCAGGAATTGAAGCGGCGTGTGGCGCAAGCAGACGCCCAATGGGGCGAGGCTGGAACTCTCAGCGGCATGGCGTTGCGGGCGTTGCGTTCGACAGACGGCGTGTCCTCGGTGCTCGTCGGCATGCGGCGTGAGGCGTACGTGGAGGATGTGTTGGCGGAGTTGCAGGTGCAAATCGACGTAAAGGATCGGTTTGCAAGTTGGGAGGGATTGGGACAGAAGTTCTGA
- a CDS encoding ABC transporter ATP-binding protein, with translation MALIEVNNLRKEFKRIIPKTGFLSGIRNLWNTDYHTHVAVDDISFQVEEGELLGYIGPNGAGKSTSIKMLTGILVPTSGDVKIAGLTPWKDRRQHTQNIGVVFGQKTQLWWDIPVIESFRVLKTIYKIPDDLYTKNLNQFRDLLELDQFENTPVRQLSLGQRMRADLAAALLHDPKILFLDEPTIGVDVLAKERLRTFIKEINRTRGVTVLLTTHDMQDIEKLCHRMAIIDDGNILYDGSIDALKSKFGNERTLVIELDDAPYRLNLPGTRVLREEGPRVWLAFNRDQFSASDIMMRVAEHHTIRDLTVEEPEIESIVREIYEGSHGRKREDEHVPVLDLQ, from the coding sequence ATGGCACTTATCGAAGTCAACAATTTACGCAAAGAATTCAAACGGATCATTCCCAAGACAGGCTTCCTCTCCGGAATCCGCAATCTCTGGAATACCGACTATCACACGCATGTCGCTGTCGACGACATCTCGTTCCAAGTTGAGGAAGGCGAACTGCTCGGCTACATCGGCCCGAACGGCGCCGGCAAGTCCACCTCCATCAAGATGCTGACCGGCATCCTCGTCCCGACGTCAGGAGACGTCAAGATCGCAGGTCTGACCCCGTGGAAAGACCGCCGCCAACACACCCAGAACATCGGCGTCGTGTTCGGCCAGAAGACCCAACTTTGGTGGGACATCCCCGTCATTGAGAGCTTCCGCGTCTTGAAGACGATCTACAAAATTCCCGATGACCTCTACACCAAGAACCTCAACCAGTTCCGCGACCTGCTTGAACTCGACCAGTTCGAGAACACCCCGGTCCGCCAACTGTCGCTCGGGCAACGGATGCGTGCGGACTTAGCCGCAGCGCTTTTGCACGATCCGAAGATTTTGTTCCTCGACGAGCCGACGATCGGCGTCGACGTGCTGGCGAAGGAGCGTCTGCGCACCTTCATCAAGGAAATCAACCGCACTCGCGGTGTCACCGTTTTGCTGACGACGCACGACATGCAGGATATTGAAAAGCTCTGCCACCGCATGGCGATCATCGACGACGGAAACATCCTCTACGACGGCTCCATCGATGCACTGAAATCGAAGTTCGGCAACGAGCGCACCTTGGTCATCGAACTCGATGACGCCCCGTACCGCTTGAACTTGCCGGGCACCCGCGTTCTGCGCGAAGAAGGCCCCCGTGTATGGCTTGCGTTCAACCGTGACCAGTTCTCCGCATCAGACATCATGATGCGAGTCGCAGAGCACCATACCATCCGTGACTTGACCGTAGAGGAACCGGAGATTGAATCGATCGTCCGCGAAATTTACGAAGGCAGTCACGGGCGCAAGAGGGAGGATGAACATGTCCCTGTTTTGGATCTTCAGTAG
- a CDS encoding CvpA family protein, translating to MSLLDILFLLMVFIGLITGFLSGFVNGIARLLSYIIAAAVAARFAEPVGKRICEWFGIDKVVREMLAKQIPEPLQTAHISAEQAKPLLDQANVPLFYQTEILENLKHSTLLNAISDTYMHWISAMIGLVILTTLFYWVIRILISPLVGMLRAVFPWVLDRIGGLALGAVLTLLELSFLALFLTTLYDLPNLSPAVKTAIHDSQLLPSLNNLAHTLLQGLGAKGLLPPVLQSPALPPQL from the coding sequence ATGTCGCTGCTCGACATTCTTTTTTTGCTGATGGTTTTCATCGGCTTGATCACCGGCTTCCTTTCCGGTTTTGTCAACGGAATCGCCCGACTTCTTTCGTACATCATCGCCGCGGCCGTCGCAGCGCGATTTGCTGAACCGGTGGGCAAGCGCATCTGCGAATGGTTCGGAATCGACAAAGTCGTGCGCGAGATGCTCGCCAAGCAGATTCCCGAGCCGTTGCAAACGGCCCACATCTCTGCAGAGCAAGCCAAACCTCTGCTCGACCAAGCCAATGTCCCGCTGTTTTACCAGACGGAGATCTTGGAGAACCTCAAGCACTCCACCTTGCTCAACGCCATCTCCGACACGTACATGCACTGGATTTCCGCGATGATCGGTCTCGTGATTTTGACCACGTTGTTCTACTGGGTGATTCGAATCTTGATCTCGCCGCTGGTCGGAATGCTTCGTGCCGTGTTCCCGTGGGTGCTCGACCGAATCGGAGGGCTTGCGCTTGGCGCCGTGCTCACGCTCTTGGAACTGTCGTTCCTCGCCCTGTTTCTCACCACACTGTACGACTTGCCGAATTTGTCACCCGCTGTGAAGACCGCCATTCATGACTCACAACTGCTTCCCTCGCTCAACAACCTCGCACACACCCTGCTCCAAGGCTTGGGGGCCAAGGGATTGCTCCCTCCGGTGCTGCAATCGCCTGCGTTGCCGCCGCAACTCTAA